The following are encoded together in the Kribbella voronezhensis genome:
- a CDS encoding Gfo/Idh/MocA family protein, whose translation MSAVGVGVIGAGVISDAYLKSMQSFPDLNVLAIGDLRPEAAKAKAEEFGIETHGGPEAVLGHPDVEIVVNLTIPIAHVEVALAAVAAGKHVWSEKPFSLDQESGLKLLATAQDAGLRLGCAPDTFLGPGLQTARRIIDKGEIGEPLTALTLMQSPGPESWHPNPAFLFQEGAGPLFDIGPYYLTALVQSFGPVAAVAGLGSKSREKRVIGSGPLQGQEFDVTVPSHVSAIARFESGQSSQSIFSFDSPLPRTGFVEITGMDATLALPDPNNFAGEIKIRRRGSEDWETIADPKATAERGTGVLDLARAIREDRPHRATGALAFHVVDVMASITESIETGAFVDVTSTVEVPAVLPDDWDVHAATL comes from the coding sequence ATGAGCGCGGTCGGCGTAGGCGTGATCGGCGCCGGAGTGATCTCTGACGCCTATCTGAAGAGCATGCAGAGCTTTCCTGACCTGAACGTGCTGGCGATCGGGGACCTGCGGCCGGAAGCGGCCAAGGCGAAGGCCGAGGAGTTCGGGATCGAGACCCATGGTGGTCCCGAGGCCGTGCTCGGTCACCCGGACGTGGAGATCGTGGTCAACCTGACCATCCCGATCGCCCACGTCGAGGTGGCGCTGGCAGCTGTTGCCGCCGGCAAGCATGTGTGGAGCGAGAAGCCGTTCTCGCTCGACCAGGAGAGCGGACTGAAGCTGCTCGCGACCGCTCAGGACGCGGGACTCCGGCTCGGCTGCGCACCGGACACGTTCCTCGGCCCGGGCCTGCAGACGGCCCGGCGGATCATCGACAAGGGCGAGATCGGCGAGCCGCTGACCGCGCTCACGCTGATGCAGTCCCCCGGTCCGGAGTCCTGGCACCCGAACCCGGCGTTCCTGTTCCAGGAAGGGGCCGGCCCGCTGTTCGACATCGGCCCCTACTACCTGACCGCACTGGTGCAGAGCTTCGGCCCGGTCGCCGCCGTGGCGGGCCTGGGTTCCAAGTCGCGGGAGAAGCGCGTGATCGGCTCGGGTCCGCTGCAGGGCCAGGAGTTCGACGTCACCGTGCCGAGCCACGTGAGTGCGATCGCGCGGTTCGAGTCGGGGCAGTCGTCGCAGAGCATCTTCAGCTTCGACTCGCCGCTGCCGCGGACCGGCTTCGTCGAGATCACCGGGATGGACGCGACGCTCGCCCTGCCCGATCCGAACAACTTCGCCGGCGAGATCAAGATCCGCCGGCGCGGCAGTGAGGACTGGGAGACCATCGCCGACCCCAAGGCGACGGCCGAGCGCGGTACCGGCGTACTGGATCTGGCGCGGGCGATCCGGGAGGACCGGCCGCACCGGGCCACCGGGGCGCTGGCGTTCCACGTCGTCGACGTGATGGCCTCCATCACCGAGTCGATCGAGACCGGCGCCTTCGTCGATGTGACCAGCACCGTCGAGGTCCCTGCCGTCCTGCCGGACGACTGGGACGTGCACGCCGCCACCTTATGA
- a CDS encoding sigma-70 family RNA polymerase sigma factor, with amino-acid sequence MTKTYEVTARRWAQGWELHVAGVGVTQCQPLADADRMARDYLATELGGEPEDYTVDVRPDLGGIEVEAAAVRQRMLDAQAAVDRAADDMRQVVRKLRGDGLSVRDTATILEVSPGRVSQLANDHPKTRKAVPRVKVPRQVA; translated from the coding sequence GTGACGAAGACGTACGAGGTGACAGCTCGGCGGTGGGCTCAGGGGTGGGAATTGCATGTCGCCGGGGTCGGGGTGACGCAATGCCAGCCGCTGGCGGATGCCGACCGGATGGCGCGTGACTATCTCGCGACCGAGCTCGGTGGCGAGCCTGAGGACTACACCGTCGATGTCCGGCCCGATCTTGGCGGCATCGAGGTCGAAGCGGCCGCCGTACGTCAGCGGATGCTGGACGCCCAGGCCGCTGTCGACCGGGCTGCCGACGACATGCGCCAGGTGGTGCGGAAGCTCCGAGGAGACGGTCTCTCGGTCCGCGACACCGCGACGATCCTCGAGGTGTCGCCGGGCCGCGTATCGCAACTCGCCAACGATCATCCGAAGACGAGGAAGGCCGTTCCGCGGGTGAAGGTACCCCGCCAAGTCGCCTAG
- a CDS encoding SGNH/GDSL hydrolase family protein, with product MSDGLLGPRRTVVFAGDSITDCGRRADPAGLGDGYVRNLYDDLAASRPRIVNVGISGNRAVDLVERWKQDVLTHQPDLVSVLVGINDTWRRYDKDDPTSTGDFEASYRELLEPLTAKLVLVEPFLVAVKPEQRGWRDDLDPKIEVVRRLAAEYDALLVPADVEFNRQALTVGATTLAYDGVHPTAAGHRLLADLWRRTVS from the coding sequence ATGAGCGACGGCCTTCTGGGTCCCCGGCGAACCGTCGTGTTCGCCGGGGACTCCATCACGGACTGCGGCCGCCGGGCAGACCCGGCCGGCCTCGGCGACGGCTACGTCCGGAACCTGTACGACGACCTCGCGGCGAGCCGGCCGCGGATCGTCAACGTCGGCATCAGCGGCAACCGCGCGGTCGACCTGGTCGAGCGGTGGAAGCAAGATGTCCTGACCCACCAGCCGGACCTGGTGTCCGTGCTGGTCGGCATCAACGACACCTGGCGCCGCTACGACAAGGACGACCCGACCTCGACCGGGGACTTCGAGGCGTCGTACCGCGAACTGCTGGAACCGCTGACGGCCAAGCTGGTCCTGGTCGAGCCGTTCCTGGTGGCGGTGAAACCCGAGCAGCGCGGCTGGCGCGACGACCTGGATCCCAAGATCGAGGTGGTCAGGCGGCTCGCGGCGGAGTACGACGCTCTGCTGGTGCCGGCCGACGTGGAGTTCAACCGGCAGGCACTGACCGTCGGCGCGACCACGCTCGCCTACGACGGCGTCCACCCGACGGCCGCTGGGCACCGGCTGCTCGCCGACCTCTGGCGCCGTACCGTCAGCTGA
- a CDS encoding glutathionylspermidine synthase family protein, with amino-acid sequence MWRHSIRPRPGWKDKVVEQGLVFPMTDMPDGSERPYWNESAWYEVTMDEVLHLERVTEELYEMCKHAASVMVTRFSDSQLGLASGTLSLVEQSLKRQDLSVYARFDLAWSGVEPKMLEINGDTPTGLLESAVIQWNWLEDVFPDADQWNSVHDRLVKWWSERRTAGAFPGNEAHFFNSAAETTGEEAMTVAYLRDTAAMAGLATYGHEIEDLGWESTQRAFVDWGGRKIRTAFKLYPWEDMLDDEFGKYILAGVEREPVQWIEPIWKTMLSTKAILPVLWELYPDHPNLLPAYFGSPGDLLEWVAKPLHGREGSNIRIHTITDPDDHIQSGPYDTDTMVYQEWHPLPSYEGNRAVIGSWVVDGVAAGMMVRESDGPITDYYARFVPHAIGTEARPDEETIRSWLNS; translated from the coding sequence ATGTGGCGGCACTCGATCCGGCCGCGACCCGGCTGGAAGGACAAGGTCGTCGAGCAGGGCCTGGTGTTCCCGATGACGGACATGCCCGACGGCAGCGAACGCCCGTACTGGAACGAGAGCGCCTGGTACGAGGTGACGATGGACGAGGTGCTGCACCTCGAGCGCGTCACCGAGGAGCTCTACGAGATGTGCAAGCACGCCGCCTCGGTGATGGTGACCAGGTTCAGTGACTCCCAACTCGGCCTGGCGTCCGGAACGCTGTCGCTGGTGGAGCAGTCGCTGAAACGCCAGGACCTGTCGGTGTACGCGCGGTTCGACCTGGCCTGGTCCGGGGTCGAGCCGAAGATGCTGGAGATCAACGGCGACACCCCGACCGGGCTGCTGGAGTCCGCGGTGATCCAGTGGAACTGGCTCGAGGACGTGTTCCCCGACGCCGACCAGTGGAACTCGGTGCACGATCGCCTGGTCAAGTGGTGGAGCGAACGGCGTACCGCGGGAGCCTTCCCAGGCAACGAGGCACACTTCTTCAACTCGGCGGCGGAGACGACCGGCGAGGAGGCGATGACGGTCGCCTACCTGCGCGACACCGCGGCGATGGCGGGGCTGGCGACGTACGGGCACGAGATCGAGGATCTGGGCTGGGAGTCGACGCAGCGCGCCTTCGTGGACTGGGGCGGGCGGAAGATCCGGACCGCGTTCAAGTTGTACCCGTGGGAGGACATGCTCGACGACGAGTTCGGCAAGTACATCCTGGCCGGCGTCGAGCGCGAACCCGTGCAGTGGATCGAGCCGATCTGGAAGACGATGCTGTCCACCAAGGCGATCCTGCCGGTGCTCTGGGAGCTCTACCCGGACCACCCGAACCTGCTGCCGGCGTACTTCGGCTCGCCCGGCGACCTGCTCGAATGGGTCGCCAAGCCGCTGCACGGTCGCGAGGGCAGCAACATCCGGATCCACACGATCACCGACCCCGACGACCACATCCAGTCGGGTCCGTACGACACGGACACGATGGTCTACCAGGAGTGGCACCCGCTGCCGTCGTACGAGGGGAACCGGGCCGTGATCGGCAGCTGGGTCGTCGACGGGGTCGCCGCCGGGATGATGGTGCGCGAATCCGACGGGCCGATCACCGACTACTACGCCCGCTTCGTCCCGCACGCGATCGGCACCGAGGCGCGCCCGGACGAGGAAACGATCCGATCCTGGTTGAACTCCTAG
- a CDS encoding APC family permease yields MTTIPDSRSRGRSLRKGALGLRASTAIGMSSTAPAYSLAVSVGLLAGTVGAATPQVLAVSAIPVILMALCFRELNAAQPDCGTTFRWTEKAFGRGIGRMVGWTTVMACVLVMGNLAQVASVYTYVLFGLDGAADSRVAQAGLGAVFIAGMAVLAYRGIRIAAWTQLLLLGVELLALLWFAVNAFWVADSFTIPPASTTSEVSWSTGLLIAVFLYWGWDSSFSVNEETRDPRRTPAVAALAANVILVVLYVVVAWSAIAYAGTDALADVSDGDFFSVLAGDLLGTAGGKLLLLAVLASALASTQTTILPTARTMLSMARRDAFPGQFARISARFQTPSVATWVFAGVSLLIYVVLVLTSDAVLADSVGAVSILVSLYYLATALAVPVYFSGEIRGRVLQRVVVPLLATAGFVTVLVLAVANAATGSLVVVGVTMVVGAIIMYSMKPPAEGEASS; encoded by the coding sequence ATGACGACGATCCCCGACTCGCGCTCGCGGGGCCGGAGTCTGCGCAAGGGCGCGCTCGGGCTGCGCGCCTCCACCGCGATCGGGATGTCGTCGACCGCGCCGGCGTACTCGCTGGCCGTCTCCGTCGGGCTGCTCGCCGGGACGGTCGGCGCGGCCACTCCGCAGGTGCTCGCCGTCAGCGCGATCCCGGTGATCCTGATGGCGCTGTGCTTCCGGGAGCTGAACGCGGCCCAGCCGGACTGCGGTACGACGTTCCGCTGGACCGAGAAGGCGTTCGGCCGCGGGATCGGCCGGATGGTCGGCTGGACCACCGTGATGGCCTGCGTCCTGGTGATGGGGAACCTGGCCCAGGTCGCCTCCGTCTACACGTACGTGTTGTTCGGACTCGACGGTGCCGCTGACTCGCGGGTCGCCCAGGCCGGTCTCGGTGCGGTGTTCATCGCCGGGATGGCCGTCCTCGCGTACCGCGGCATCCGGATCGCCGCGTGGACCCAGTTGCTGCTGCTCGGCGTCGAACTGCTCGCGCTGCTGTGGTTCGCCGTCAACGCCTTCTGGGTGGCGGACTCCTTCACCATCCCGCCGGCCTCGACCACGAGCGAGGTGAGCTGGTCGACCGGCCTGCTGATCGCGGTGTTCCTCTACTGGGGCTGGGACTCGTCCTTCAGCGTCAACGAGGAGACGCGCGACCCCCGCCGTACGCCGGCCGTCGCAGCCCTTGCTGCGAACGTGATCCTGGTCGTCCTGTACGTCGTCGTCGCCTGGTCGGCGATCGCGTACGCCGGAACCGATGCGCTCGCGGACGTCTCGGACGGCGACTTCTTCTCGGTGCTGGCCGGCGACCTGCTCGGCACGGCCGGCGGCAAGCTGCTGCTCCTCGCGGTACTGGCGTCGGCACTCGCCTCGACGCAGACCACGATCCTGCCGACCGCGCGGACGATGCTGTCGATGGCCCGCCGGGACGCGTTCCCCGGGCAGTTCGCCCGGATCTCGGCGCGCTTCCAGACACCGAGCGTCGCCACCTGGGTGTTCGCCGGAGTGAGCCTGCTGATCTATGTGGTGCTGGTGCTCACCTCGGACGCGGTGCTGGCCGACTCGGTCGGTGCGGTGTCCATCCTCGTCTCCCTGTACTACCTGGCGACCGCGCTCGCAGTACCGGTCTACTTCAGCGGTGAGATCCGCGGCCGGGTGCTGCAGCGAGTGGTCGTTCCGCTGCTGGCGACGGCCGGGTTCGTCACCGTCCTGGTGCTCGCGGTCGCCAACGCGGCCACGGGTTCGCTGGTTGTGGTCGGTGTGACGATGGTGGTGGGCGCGATCATCATGTACTCGATGAAGCCGCCCGCTGAGGGGGAGGCAAGCTCTTGA
- a CDS encoding sugar phosphate isomerase/epimerase family protein, whose protein sequence is MVAVDNLSLQLYTVRYKLEEDFDATLARIAEIGYRQVEPFGVVGMADKLAEALPKYGLSAPTTHAGLLKEDSGPIFEAAKRLGISTVIDPFVDPARWQSADDIKATAEGLNKAAAEAAEHGITVGYHNHHFELESVIDGVHGLEILAENLSDEVILEVDTYWAAVGGADVPALLGRLGDRVKALHIKDGDGTLNNKAQVAVGAGSIAVTDILKASPGTLRVVELDDFEGEIFDAVAGSFSYLTGEDVA, encoded by the coding sequence ATGGTCGCAGTGGACAACCTGTCCCTCCAGCTCTACACGGTCCGCTACAAGCTGGAAGAGGACTTCGACGCCACGCTGGCCCGGATCGCGGAGATCGGGTACCGGCAGGTCGAGCCCTTCGGCGTGGTCGGGATGGCCGACAAGCTGGCCGAGGCGCTGCCCAAGTACGGACTGTCGGCACCCACGACGCACGCAGGGCTGCTGAAGGAGGACTCGGGCCCGATCTTCGAGGCCGCGAAGCGGCTCGGCATCAGCACGGTGATCGACCCGTTCGTCGACCCGGCGCGCTGGCAGTCGGCCGACGACATCAAGGCGACGGCCGAGGGTCTGAACAAGGCGGCCGCCGAGGCCGCCGAGCACGGCATCACCGTCGGGTACCACAACCACCACTTCGAGCTGGAGTCGGTGATCGACGGCGTGCACGGCCTGGAGATCCTGGCCGAGAACCTGTCCGACGAGGTCATCCTCGAGGTCGACACGTACTGGGCCGCGGTCGGCGGGGCCGACGTACCGGCGCTGCTCGGACGGCTGGGTGACCGGGTCAAGGCGCTGCACATCAAGGACGGCGACGGCACCCTGAACAACAAGGCCCAGGTGGCGGTCGGCGCCGGCAGTATCGCGGTGACCGACATCCTCAAGGCGTCGCCGGGCACGCTGCGCGTGGTCGAGCTGGACGACTTCGAGGGCGAGATCTTCGACGCGGTGGCGGGTAGCTTCAGCTACCTGACCGGGGAGGACGTTGCATGA
- a CDS encoding GntT/GntP/DsdX family permease, translated as MKLAQLAMAGDVNAPWNGHDTRVLIVAVIGIALIVALIVALKLHAFLALTIGALFVGLASGIAAGGVTKSYENGVGGVLGYVGVLIALGAMLGKLLADSGGADKVVDTLLRGRPATLPWKMALIAGIIGIPMFFEIGLVLLIPIVMLAVRRSGGRAMLLGIPALAGLSVLHGFVPPHPGPLAAIGILQGNVGITLALGLLVAIPSVAVAGPVFARFAAQWVPIGASGAALAVTSGTRSGGVGVGGGGSAGVSRVQDGPVRGPGAADGLEEVSGAEEAGTAQDPTATRSPSFAWTLVTVLSPVVLMLLKAAADVWMSKDAALYPFLAFIGDPVVALLIAVLLAMYTFGTAVGFTVSVLSKKIGESLFPIVGVLLIVGAGGGFKQVLVDGGTGTAIAKIAVAASLSALVLGWIVAVLIRLATGSATVATVTAAGIVAPLAAGLNDTNVALVVLAIGAGSLFFSHVNDAGFWLVKEYFGLTVGETIKTWSVMETIISVMGLALTLLLSLIF; from the coding sequence ATGAAGCTTGCTCAGCTGGCCATGGCCGGGGATGTGAACGCGCCCTGGAACGGGCACGACACCAGGGTCCTGATCGTCGCGGTGATCGGGATCGCGCTGATCGTCGCGTTGATCGTGGCGCTGAAGTTGCACGCGTTCCTCGCGCTGACGATCGGCGCGCTGTTCGTCGGGCTGGCCTCGGGGATCGCGGCCGGCGGGGTGACCAAGTCGTACGAGAACGGGGTCGGCGGTGTCCTCGGGTACGTCGGGGTGCTGATCGCCCTCGGGGCGATGCTCGGCAAGCTGCTCGCGGACTCCGGCGGCGCCGACAAGGTGGTGGACACGCTGCTGCGCGGCCGGCCCGCCACGCTGCCCTGGAAGATGGCGCTGATCGCCGGGATCATCGGGATCCCGATGTTCTTCGAGATCGGGCTGGTGCTGCTGATCCCGATCGTGATGCTCGCCGTCCGCCGGTCCGGGGGCAGGGCGATGCTGCTGGGGATTCCGGCGCTTGCCGGTCTGTCGGTGTTGCACGGGTTCGTGCCGCCGCACCCGGGGCCGCTGGCGGCGATCGGCATCCTGCAGGGAAATGTGGGGATCACGCTGGCACTCGGTCTGCTGGTCGCGATTCCGTCGGTGGCCGTGGCTGGACCGGTTTTTGCGCGCTTTGCCGCGCAGTGGGTGCCGATCGGTGCATCCGGCGCGGCCCTCGCGGTGACGAGCGGGACTCGCAGCGGTGGCGTTGGTGTCGGGGGTGGCGGTTCGGCCGGAGTGTCCCGCGTGCAGGACGGGCCGGTCCGGGGTCCCGGAGCAGCTGACGGCCTGGAGGAGGTGTCGGGCGCCGAGGAAGCCGGTACGGCGCAGGACCCGACGGCGACGAGGAGCCCGAGCTTCGCGTGGACCCTCGTCACCGTGTTGTCGCCGGTGGTGCTGATGCTGCTCAAGGCCGCCGCGGATGTCTGGATGAGCAAGGACGCGGCGCTCTACCCGTTCCTGGCGTTCATCGGAGACCCCGTCGTCGCGCTGCTGATCGCCGTACTGCTCGCGATGTACACCTTCGGTACCGCGGTCGGCTTCACGGTCTCGGTGCTGAGCAAGAAGATCGGCGAGAGCCTCTTCCCGATCGTCGGGGTCCTGCTCATCGTCGGCGCCGGCGGCGGCTTCAAGCAGGTCCTCGTCGACGGCGGAACCGGTACGGCGATCGCGAAGATCGCCGTCGCCGCCAGCCTGTCCGCGTTGGTGCTCGGCTGGATCGTCGCGGTCCTGATCCGCCTCGCCACCGGCTCAGCGACGGTGGCAACCGTCACGGCCGCCGGCATCGTGGCGCCGTTGGCGGCCGGCCTGAACGACACCAACGTCGCCCTGGTCGTCCTGGCCATCGGCGCCGGCTCGCTGTTCTTCTCCCACGTCAACGACGCCGGCTTCTGGCTGGTCAAGGAGTACTTCGGCCTCACCGTCGGCGAAACCATCAAAACCTGGTCCGTGATGGAAACCATCATCTCCGTCATGGGCCTGGCCCTCACCCTCCTCCTCTCACTGATCTTCTAG
- a CDS encoding glycoside hydrolase family 2 protein: MTSTLRTVPLTTDGGAAWTVRAVDGPVPDRHSALLAAPVAATVPGEVHTDLLAAGVIPDPFDGDNEAQLAWIGKTGWSYRTVFDWEADEHAVQELVADGLDTAARITLNGTELGRTCNQHRSYRFPVTGLLVAERNELVIEFASPVVTANRLRDESGMWPHTNLHPYNAIRKMASNFGWDWGIDVATAGIWRPLRIESWSGVRIDSVRPLAGLDRDHGVLDTKIALAWADGASDDATVTVEVGGTITEMTVPAGTAEVGVTSTIDAVDRWWPRGYGEQPLYDVQVSLAAGAASDAWNGRVGFRTVTMNVAPDEHGGPFVLSVNGKPVYVRGANWIPDDAFVTRLNRSTYEKSITDAVDANMNLLRVWGGGIYESDDFYDVCDELGVLVWQDFLFACAAYSEDEPLWSEVEAEARQAVTRLSRHASLALWNGNNENIWGYVEWGWRAPLAGRPWGEKYYFDLLPGIVAELDPRTPYSPGSPFSYDRYIHPNDERNGTMHIWDVWNQVDYSTYRMYKPRFVSEFGFQGPPAWSTLTSVVHDEPLDPYGEQMLVHQKAFEGNLKLERGLGDHLPKWDGIDDWHWTTQLNQARAVAYGIEHFRSLFPLNTGAIVWQLNDNWPVVSWAAVDGHGIRKPLWFALRHAYADRLLTVQPREDGPVVAAHNDTDVAWSTEVTVTRRSTLDDTIHAGETFALEVPARSNTLNALPASIATPADPTAEYVEVRTADGATAYWYFVEDTALRLLAAPYTTEVTATPEGYDVTVRATALTKDLALFPDRLDAAARVDSSLITLTPGTTHTFHVTGTTSTPHSVTSPLLRSANDLIAR; this comes from the coding sequence GTGACTTCTACGCTCCGAACCGTTCCGTTGACCACCGACGGCGGTGCCGCCTGGACCGTGCGGGCGGTCGACGGACCGGTACCGGACCGGCACAGCGCGCTGCTCGCGGCGCCGGTGGCGGCGACCGTGCCGGGTGAGGTGCACACCGACCTGCTCGCGGCCGGGGTGATCCCGGACCCGTTCGACGGCGACAACGAAGCCCAGCTGGCCTGGATCGGGAAGACCGGCTGGAGCTACCGGACCGTGTTCGACTGGGAAGCCGACGAGCACGCGGTCCAGGAACTCGTCGCCGACGGTCTCGACACCGCCGCCCGGATCACTTTGAACGGCACCGAACTCGGCCGGACCTGCAACCAGCACCGGTCGTACCGGTTCCCGGTCACCGGCCTGCTCGTTGCCGAGCGCAACGAGCTGGTGATCGAGTTCGCGTCGCCGGTCGTGACGGCCAACCGGCTGCGCGACGAGTCCGGGATGTGGCCGCACACGAATCTCCATCCCTACAACGCGATCCGCAAGATGGCGAGCAACTTCGGCTGGGACTGGGGAATCGACGTGGCGACCGCCGGCATCTGGCGGCCGCTCCGGATCGAGTCGTGGAGCGGCGTACGGATCGACTCGGTCCGGCCGCTCGCCGGGCTGGACCGCGACCACGGCGTACTGGACACCAAGATCGCACTCGCATGGGCGGACGGAGCGAGCGACGACGCGACCGTGACTGTCGAGGTCGGCGGCACGATCACCGAGATGACGGTGCCCGCGGGAACGGCCGAGGTCGGCGTCACTTCGACGATCGACGCGGTGGACCGGTGGTGGCCGCGCGGGTACGGCGAGCAGCCGCTGTACGACGTACAGGTGTCGCTCGCGGCCGGGGCGGCTTCGGACGCGTGGAACGGGCGGGTCGGGTTCCGCACGGTCACGATGAACGTGGCGCCGGACGAGCACGGCGGGCCGTTCGTCCTGTCGGTCAACGGCAAGCCGGTCTACGTGCGCGGGGCGAACTGGATTCCGGACGATGCCTTCGTCACCAGGCTGAATCGTTCGACGTACGAGAAGAGCATCACCGACGCGGTCGACGCGAACATGAACCTGCTGCGCGTGTGGGGCGGCGGGATCTACGAGAGCGACGACTTCTACGACGTCTGCGACGAACTCGGCGTGCTGGTGTGGCAGGACTTCCTGTTCGCCTGCGCGGCGTACTCCGAGGACGAGCCGCTGTGGAGCGAGGTGGAAGCCGAGGCGCGACAGGCCGTCACCCGGTTGAGCCGGCACGCGAGCCTCGCCTTGTGGAACGGCAACAACGAGAACATCTGGGGGTACGTCGAGTGGGGCTGGCGCGCGCCGCTGGCCGGCCGGCCGTGGGGCGAGAAGTACTACTTCGACCTACTGCCGGGGATCGTGGCGGAACTCGACCCGCGGACGCCGTACTCGCCGGGTAGCCCGTTCTCGTACGACCGGTACATTCACCCGAACGACGAGCGCAACGGCACCATGCACATCTGGGACGTCTGGAACCAGGTGGACTACTCGACGTACCGGATGTACAAGCCCCGGTTCGTCTCCGAGTTCGGCTTCCAGGGACCACCGGCCTGGTCGACGCTCACCTCGGTCGTGCACGACGAGCCGCTCGACCCGTACGGCGAACAGATGCTGGTGCACCAGAAGGCCTTCGAGGGCAATCTCAAACTCGAGCGCGGCCTCGGCGACCACCTGCCCAAGTGGGACGGGATCGACGACTGGCACTGGACCACCCAGCTGAACCAGGCAAGAGCAGTTGCCTACGGCATCGAACACTTCCGCAGCCTGTTCCCGTTGAACACCGGCGCGATCGTCTGGCAGCTGAACGACAACTGGCCGGTCGTCTCCTGGGCCGCCGTCGACGGCCACGGCATCCGCAAACCGCTGTGGTTCGCCCTTCGCCACGCGTACGCCGACCGCCTGCTCACCGTGCAGCCGCGAGAAGACGGCCCGGTAGTTGCCGCGCACAACGACACGGACGTCGCCTGGAGCACCGAGGTCACGGTCACCCGCCGGAGCACCCTCGACGACACGATCCACGCCGGCGAAACCTTCGCCCTGGAGGTCCCGGCCCGCTCCAACACCCTCAACGCGCTCCCGGCATCGATCGCCACCCCCGCCGACCCGACCGCGGAGTACGTCGAAGTCCGCACGGCCGACGGCGCCACGGCGTACTGGTACTTCGTCGAGGACACCGCCCTGCGACTCCTCGCCGCGCCCTACACCACCGAGGTGACCGCAACCCCCGAGGGCTACGACGTCACCGTCAGGGCCACCGCTCTCACCAAGGACCTGGCCCTCTTCCCGGACCGCCTCGACGCAGCGGCCCGGGTCGACTCCTCCCTGATCACCCTCACCCCCGGCACCACCCACACCTTCCACGTCACCGGCACAACCAGCACCCCGCACAGTGTCACCAGCCCGCTCCTGCGCTCGGCGAACGACCTGATCGCACGCTGA